Proteins co-encoded in one Kribbella qitaiheensis genomic window:
- a CDS encoding TetR/AcrR family transcriptional regulator has translation MTRTRLTAAERGEEVLQAAVVAFGAAGYQGTKTDEIARLAGVSQPYVIRLFGTKQQLFLASANRVCDRVEQAFREAAGQRADLDSLGGAYERLMAERELLVVLLHGFAASADPAIGDVVRERFGKIYDLVRELTGASAEETRQFVATGMLLTVMTAMQVAGPDSIPLPWAEELLGTMKIHQPLPEAD, from the coding sequence ATGACGAGGACCCGGTTGACCGCCGCCGAGCGCGGCGAGGAAGTGCTGCAGGCGGCCGTGGTGGCGTTCGGCGCGGCCGGCTACCAGGGCACCAAGACCGACGAGATCGCCCGGCTGGCCGGGGTCTCACAGCCGTATGTGATCCGCCTGTTCGGAACCAAGCAGCAACTCTTCCTGGCCTCGGCCAACCGCGTCTGCGACCGGGTCGAGCAGGCCTTCCGGGAGGCGGCCGGGCAGCGGGCCGATCTGGACAGCCTCGGGGGCGCCTACGAGCGGTTGATGGCCGAGCGGGAACTACTGGTCGTCCTGCTGCACGGATTCGCTGCCAGCGCCGACCCGGCGATCGGCGACGTCGTCCGGGAGCGCTTCGGCAAGATCTACGACCTGGTCCGGGAGTTGACCGGCGCCTCGGCCGAGGAGACCCGCCAGTTCGTGGCGACCGGCATGCTGCTCACCGTGATGACCGCGATGCAGGTCGCCGGCCCGGACAGCATTCCGCTGCCCTGGGCGGAAGAGCTATTGGGGACGATGAAGATCCATCAGCCGTTGCCGGAAGCCGACTGA
- a CDS encoding MFS transporter, translating into MTSTALDPGPERSAVRRSLGTVLAVVGIPMFMVTLDNLVVTNALPVIKSELGASLSDLQWFINAYTLSFAALLLTASAIGDRIGRRRMFLFGIALFTLASAACAITTEPWMLIGARAIQGVGAAAVMPLSLTLLAAAVPARQRSAAIGIWGGISGLGVAVGPVVGGAVVDGLNWQWIFWLNVPIGVLVLPFAARVLQESFGGSKRLDLVGLVLSAASVLSIVWGVVHGSDDGWGSGRVLTAIIGGVALLVAFLVWESRTAHPMLPLRLFKSRSFSVINLTLFTFSVGVFGSVFLLAQFFQVVQGYTPLQSGIRTLPWTMAPMVVAPLAGLIVDRVGARVLVATGQVFLATALAWMALVTSIDTTFGSFVVPFVLAGVGMGLTFAPASSVVMHSASEADRGVASGTNNTIREVGVAMGVAVLASVFASAGSYESPTEYVDGLVPAVWVGAAVVAVGAVVAAVALPGRPRAD; encoded by the coding sequence ATGACTTCGACCGCACTTGATCCGGGGCCGGAACGATCTGCCGTACGGCGTTCGCTGGGCACCGTGCTGGCCGTTGTGGGTATTCCGATGTTCATGGTCACGCTGGACAACCTGGTGGTGACGAACGCGCTGCCGGTGATCAAGTCCGAGCTCGGCGCCTCACTGTCGGACCTGCAGTGGTTCATCAACGCGTACACGCTGTCGTTCGCCGCGCTGCTGCTGACAGCGTCGGCGATTGGTGACCGGATCGGCCGGCGGCGGATGTTCCTGTTCGGGATCGCGCTGTTCACGCTCGCCTCGGCAGCCTGTGCGATCACGACCGAGCCGTGGATGCTGATCGGGGCCCGGGCGATCCAGGGCGTCGGCGCTGCCGCCGTGATGCCGCTGTCGCTCACCCTGCTGGCGGCCGCAGTACCGGCTCGTCAGCGCAGTGCGGCGATCGGGATCTGGGGCGGCATCTCCGGTCTTGGTGTCGCGGTCGGCCCGGTTGTCGGTGGAGCCGTCGTGGACGGGCTCAACTGGCAGTGGATCTTCTGGCTGAACGTGCCGATCGGTGTGTTGGTGCTGCCGTTCGCTGCGCGGGTCCTGCAGGAATCCTTCGGTGGTAGCAAGCGACTCGACCTGGTCGGGTTGGTGCTGTCCGCGGCGAGCGTGCTCAGCATCGTCTGGGGCGTCGTGCACGGTTCCGACGACGGCTGGGGCTCCGGCCGGGTCCTGACCGCGATCATCGGTGGGGTCGCGCTGCTGGTCGCCTTCCTGGTCTGGGAGAGCCGGACCGCCCACCCGATGCTGCCGCTACGGCTGTTCAAGTCGCGGTCCTTCAGTGTCATCAACCTGACCCTGTTCACCTTCTCGGTCGGCGTCTTCGGCTCGGTGTTCCTGCTCGCTCAGTTCTTCCAGGTCGTGCAGGGCTACACGCCGCTGCAGTCGGGGATCAGGACCTTGCCGTGGACGATGGCGCCGATGGTCGTGGCGCCGCTGGCCGGTCTGATCGTCGACCGGGTCGGTGCGCGGGTACTGGTCGCCACCGGGCAGGTCTTCCTCGCCACGGCACTGGCCTGGATGGCGCTGGTGACGAGCATCGACACCACTTTCGGTTCGTTCGTCGTACCGTTCGTGCTGGCCGGGGTCGGGATGGGCCTCACCTTCGCGCCGGCTTCGAGCGTGGTGATGCACAGCGCATCCGAGGCTGACCGCGGTGTTGCCTCCGGCACCAACAACACCATCCGCGAGGTAGGCGTAGCGATGGGCGTCGCCGTACTGGCCTCGGTCTTCGCCTCCGCCGGCTCCTACGAGTCACCCACCGAGTACGTCGACGGACTGGTCCCCGCTGTCTGGGTGGGCGCCGCCGTAGTCGCCGTCGGCGCAGTAGTCGCAGCAGTAGCCCTCCCGGGTCGCCCGCGCGCTGACTAA
- a CDS encoding MmcQ/YjbR family DNA-binding protein, whose amino-acid sequence MLGVEDVRRVALSFPQATEKERWRHPTFDVAGRMFVTVPDDQTSFAVRCPRLERAELIAAEPEKFWVPPHEAGSSWVRARLEALEDAAELRDILLDSWRQAAPDGLEHE is encoded by the coding sequence GTGCTTGGGGTTGAGGATGTCCGGCGGGTCGCGTTGTCCTTCCCGCAGGCGACGGAGAAGGAGCGGTGGCGTCATCCGACCTTCGATGTCGCGGGGCGGATGTTCGTGACCGTGCCGGACGACCAGACGTCGTTCGCGGTGAGGTGCCCGCGGCTGGAGCGGGCGGAGTTGATCGCGGCCGAGCCGGAGAAGTTCTGGGTGCCGCCGCACGAAGCCGGGTCCAGCTGGGTCAGGGCCCGGCTGGAGGCGCTCGAGGACGCGGCCGAACTGCGGGACATTCTGCTCGACTCCTGGCGGCAGGCCGCGCCCGACGGGCTCGAGCACGAATAG
- a CDS encoding DUF885 domain-containing protein produces MTDSTTPTSPIDQISERFLEAYVELSPTDATFMGIAGHDHRLPDFSPAGFDALVELHRRSVAEAEAVEPGTPREEVAKDAFLERLRLELETYEAGVPQYELNAIASIPAEVRGVFDLMPTATENDWEIIAIRLNQVGTALDGFRDSLIQQAAAGRVSAVRQVNDLAHRIASWTGADGDDFFAGLAAKAPDSGIKATVEAAAAGARKAYEGFGQWLRTDLAPQAPAQDAVGRERYELASRNHLGAAVDLAETYAWGWQELARIEGEMQKIAAALNGGDRSIEAVAALLDNDPARKIHGKEKFRDWMQQLADTAVQDLAGTHFDIPDEIKRIECMIAPTSDGSIYYTAPSEDLTTRPGRMWWAVPAGVEDFATWREVTTVYHEGVPGHHLQVAQTMLRGDQLNRWQRIGCWVSGHGEGWALYAERLMEELGYLEEPGARLGMLDAQGFRSARVIVDIGMHLELEIPKDNPLGFHPGETWNAELGFEFLRAYSRMETEFLKAELNRYLGWPGQAPSYKVGERIWLQAREEAKARAGSSFDLQAFHRDALNLGSVGLDPLRRALAKL; encoded by the coding sequence GTGACGGATTCAACCACACCGACCAGCCCGATCGACCAGATCTCCGAGCGGTTCCTGGAGGCCTATGTCGAGCTTTCGCCGACCGACGCCACCTTCATGGGGATCGCCGGGCACGACCACCGGCTGCCCGATTTCTCGCCGGCCGGGTTCGATGCGCTGGTCGAGCTGCATCGCCGGTCCGTCGCCGAGGCCGAGGCCGTCGAGCCCGGTACGCCGCGCGAGGAGGTCGCCAAGGACGCGTTCCTCGAGCGGCTCCGGCTCGAGCTGGAGACGTACGAGGCCGGCGTACCGCAGTACGAGCTGAATGCGATCGCCTCGATCCCCGCTGAGGTGCGCGGCGTGTTCGATCTGATGCCGACAGCGACCGAGAACGACTGGGAGATCATCGCGATCCGGCTCAACCAGGTCGGTACGGCGCTGGACGGCTTCCGCGACTCCCTGATCCAGCAGGCCGCCGCAGGCCGGGTGTCGGCCGTTCGTCAGGTGAACGATCTGGCCCACCGGATCGCCAGCTGGACCGGCGCGGACGGCGACGACTTCTTCGCCGGGCTAGCGGCGAAGGCTCCCGACAGCGGGATCAAGGCCACCGTCGAGGCGGCCGCAGCCGGTGCGCGGAAGGCGTACGAAGGGTTCGGTCAGTGGCTGCGGACCGACCTGGCGCCGCAGGCCCCGGCCCAGGACGCGGTCGGCCGCGAGCGGTACGAGCTGGCCTCGCGCAACCACCTCGGTGCCGCCGTCGACCTGGCGGAGACGTACGCCTGGGGCTGGCAGGAGCTGGCCCGGATCGAGGGCGAGATGCAGAAGATCGCGGCCGCGCTGAACGGCGGCGACCGCAGCATCGAGGCCGTCGCCGCGCTGCTCGACAACGACCCGGCCCGCAAGATCCACGGCAAGGAGAAGTTCCGCGACTGGATGCAGCAGCTCGCCGACACCGCCGTGCAGGATCTGGCCGGCACCCATTTCGACATCCCGGACGAGATCAAGCGGATCGAGTGCATGATCGCGCCGACCTCGGACGGGTCGATCTACTACACCGCGCCGAGCGAGGACCTGACCACCCGGCCGGGCCGGATGTGGTGGGCCGTGCCGGCCGGCGTCGAGGATTTCGCCACCTGGCGCGAGGTCACCACCGTTTACCACGAAGGCGTTCCAGGGCATCACCTCCAGGTCGCCCAGACGATGCTCCGCGGCGACCAGCTGAACCGCTGGCAGCGCATCGGCTGCTGGGTCTCAGGCCACGGCGAGGGCTGGGCCCTGTACGCCGAACGGCTGATGGAGGAGCTCGGGTATCTCGAAGAGCCCGGCGCGCGACTCGGCATGCTCGACGCGCAGGGATTCCGGTCGGCCCGGGTGATCGTCGACATCGGCATGCACCTGGAGCTGGAGATCCCGAAGGACAACCCGCTCGGGTTCCACCCGGGGGAGACCTGGAACGCCGAGCTCGGGTTCGAGTTCCTCCGGGCCTACTCGCGGATGGAGACGGAGTTCCTGAAGGCGGAGCTGAACCGGTACCTCGGCTGGCCCGGCCAGGCGCCGTCGTACAAGGTCGGCGAGCGGATCTGGCTGCAGGCCCGCGAAGAGGCCAAGGCGCGAGCCGGCTCCTCGTTCGACCTGCAGGCCTTCCACCGCGACGCGCTGAACCTGGGCTCGGTCGGCCTCGACCCGCTCCGCCGCGCACTCGCCAAGCTGTGA
- a CDS encoding Maf family nucleotide pyrophosphatase, with the protein MDDAAVNPAVEEKRRPRFVLASASPARLQTLRDAGVEPEVIVSGVDEDHVTAESPGELARTLATLKARAVVATLDDHATVLGCDSVLEFDGVAYGKPGTADVARERLRSMRGRSGILHTGHCVFDTATRRELRELASTTVHFADLTDDEIDAYVETGEPLVVAGSFTVDGLGGPFVTGIEGDYHNVVGVSLPLLRRMLAEIGIPWPALWQQAAPFKYDDAEAARYDETRGGTERAQAAAAAVQSLLPVGGRVVELAVGTGIVAAELVALGNLVHGVDLSTAMLRHAKVRLPGHVLAADATQLPFADYRCDAVVAVWLLHLLDDSDPVLAEVARVLRPGGVFITTTEKSETSRYAAGRTPADHRSQDALPHLIARAAQYGLALDGATTFPGPPKGTVPPATYPLIRFRRSLS; encoded by the coding sequence ATGGATGATGCTGCTGTGAACCCTGCTGTGGAAGAGAAGCGGCGGCCGCGGTTCGTGCTGGCGTCGGCATCGCCCGCGCGGTTGCAGACGTTGCGCGACGCCGGGGTCGAGCCCGAGGTGATCGTCTCCGGGGTCGACGAGGACCACGTCACGGCCGAGTCGCCGGGTGAGCTGGCCCGCACGCTCGCGACCTTGAAGGCGCGCGCTGTGGTGGCGACCCTGGATGACCACGCGACCGTGCTCGGCTGCGACTCGGTGCTCGAGTTCGACGGTGTTGCTTATGGCAAACCCGGTACTGCGGACGTCGCGCGCGAGCGGCTTCGCTCGATGCGCGGCCGGTCCGGAATTCTGCACACCGGGCACTGCGTGTTCGACACCGCGACGCGGCGGGAGCTTCGCGAACTCGCTTCCACCACAGTGCATTTCGCCGACCTCACGGACGACGAGATCGACGCCTACGTGGAGACGGGGGAGCCGCTTGTCGTGGCGGGCTCGTTCACCGTCGACGGTCTCGGCGGCCCGTTCGTCACCGGTATCGAAGGTGACTACCACAACGTCGTCGGCGTCTCTTTGCCCTTGCTGCGAAGGATGTTGGCCGAGATCGGCATCCCGTGGCCGGCTCTGTGGCAGCAGGCTGCTCCGTTCAAGTACGACGACGCGGAGGCGGCCCGGTACGACGAGACGCGCGGCGGTACCGAGCGCGCTCAAGCAGCGGCCGCTGCTGTCCAATCTCTGCTCCCCGTTGGTGGCCGGGTAGTTGAGCTTGCCGTCGGCACCGGAATCGTCGCCGCCGAACTGGTTGCTCTCGGCAACCTCGTGCACGGCGTCGACCTGTCGACCGCGATGCTCCGGCACGCCAAGGTCCGGCTGCCCGGCCACGTTTTGGCCGCAGACGCCACCCAATTGCCCTTCGCGGACTACCGCTGCGACGCGGTCGTCGCCGTCTGGCTCCTCCACCTGCTGGACGACAGCGACCCGGTCCTGGCCGAGGTTGCCCGCGTACTACGGCCCGGCGGCGTCTTCATCACCACCACGGAGAAGTCCGAGACCAGCCGCTACGCCGCCGGCCGTACTCCAGCCGACCACCGCTCCCAGGATGCCCTACCCCACCTGATCGCCCGCGCCGCGCAGTACGGCCTGGCCCTCGACGGCGCAACCACGTTCCCCGGCCCGCCGAAGGGCACCGTCCCGCCGGCGACCTACCCGCTGATCCGCTTCCGGCGGTCGCTCAGCTGA